In Candidatus Woesearchaeota archaeon, the following proteins share a genomic window:
- a CDS encoding N-acetylornithine carbamoyltransferase — protein sequence MKLRHFITTQDFSVEELQHLVTLGLSLKQTKSYPQVLKQKILGMLFFNPSLRTRASFEAGMALLGGHAINLEVGKGMWNLEWRDHVVMDGDKAEHIKEAAHVLSQYCDVLAVRAFPTMENWEQDKKDEIMQGFVRYSEKPVINMESSCYHPCQALADIMTMQEVLGNVHQKKFVLFWAYHPSPLPMAVPNSAVLIASRMGMDVTIINPPDHDLDEDILQQVKQNCLSQHSRFEQQHDYHNALDDSSIIYAKSWGSRLYYGNLQEEKKMRQAYKDWIVDEEKMHQTKGAKFMHCLPIRRNVVATDAVIDSPASIIYTQAANRLYAQMGLLMTLLGEP from the coding sequence ATGAAACTCAGGCATTTTATAACAACTCAGGATTTTTCTGTTGAGGAACTGCAACACCTTGTTACCTTAGGTCTTTCGCTTAAGCAAACAAAATCTTATCCTCAGGTACTTAAGCAAAAAATCCTTGGTATGCTCTTTTTTAATCCATCGTTGCGTACTCGTGCGAGCTTTGAGGCAGGAATGGCTCTTTTGGGTGGTCATGCAATTAATCTTGAAGTGGGTAAGGGTATGTGGAATTTGGAATGGCGGGACCATGTTGTCATGGATGGTGATAAGGCTGAACACATTAAAGAAGCTGCACACGTTCTTTCTCAATATTGTGATGTGCTTGCAGTTAGAGCCTTTCCTACTATGGAAAACTGGGAACAAGATAAAAAGGATGAGATCATGCAAGGGTTTGTCCGTTACAGTGAAAAACCCGTTATCAATATGGAATCCTCGTGCTACCATCCTTGTCAGGCACTGGCTGATATCATGACCATGCAGGAAGTACTCGGCAATGTTCACCAAAAAAAATTTGTGCTTTTTTGGGCATATCATCCTAGTCCTTTACCTATGGCTGTGCCTAACTCAGCGGTACTTATTGCGAGCAGGATGGGTATGGATGTAACCATCATTAATCCTCCTGACCATGATCTTGATGAGGATATTCTTCAGCAAGTAAAACAGAACTGTCTATCCCAACATTCTCGGTTTGAGCAGCAGCACGATTACCATAACGCACTGGATGATAGCTCTATTATTTATGCTAAGAGTTGGGGATCACGGCTTTATTATGGAAATCTACAAGAAGAGAAAAAAATGCGGCAAGCCTACAAAGATTGGATTGTTGATGAAGAAAAAATGCATCAGACAAAAGGAGCGAAATTTATGCACTGTCTTCCCATTCGAAGAAACGTGGTTGCCACTGATGCTGTTATTGATAGTCCTGCTTCTATTATCTATACGCAGGCTGCAAACCGTTTGTATGCCCAGATGGGTCTTCTTATGACGTTACTCGGTGAACCCTAA
- the argC gene encoding N-acetyl-gamma-glutamyl-phosphate reductase, with the protein MSSTSTPVKSIKVAVVGGSGFIGGELIRLLLHHSHGELVSVTSTTHGGKLIAEVHKNLLGVTNLCFEEYDAIKIAKSADLVFLATPHGTSMELVPDLLHKGVKIIDLSGDFRLKDPEIYAKYYQKQHQSHEHLHYFVYGLPELHATAIAKARYVANPGCFATAVLLGCIPLVTKKLLSDYLIVDAKTGSSGSGHIPKQETTHAFRTNNFYAYKLFTHQHTPEILQELTLLGTVPENFHFITHSAPFVRGIFATIHTKLVRPLSSSELRQLYKDFYAGQPFIRIRDASPESRVVSLTNYCDINVESKQEGKHTFVVVCSALDNLVKGAAGQAIQNMNLMFGFDQRAGLDFLGSSP; encoded by the coding sequence ATGAGCAGCACATCAACACCTGTGAAGTCAATTAAGGTAGCTGTGGTTGGGGGCTCAGGATTTATTGGTGGAGAACTCATCCGTTTATTGCTACATCATTCTCATGGAGAACTTGTTTCTGTTACCTCAACGACTCATGGAGGAAAACTAATTGCAGAGGTGCACAAAAATCTGTTGGGTGTAACAAATCTGTGTTTTGAGGAGTATGATGCAATAAAAATTGCAAAGAGCGCAGATCTTGTTTTCTTAGCAACACCACATGGAACCTCAATGGAACTTGTTCCTGATCTTCTGCACAAGGGAGTAAAGATTATTGATTTAAGCGGCGATTTCCGTCTCAAAGATCCAGAGATTTATGCAAAGTATTATCAAAAGCAACATCAGTCGCATGAACATCTTCATTATTTTGTGTATGGGTTGCCCGAACTCCATGCTACTGCAATTGCTAAGGCACGTTATGTCGCAAATCCAGGATGTTTTGCAACAGCAGTGTTATTAGGATGCATACCTTTAGTTACGAAAAAATTGCTCAGTGATTATTTGATTGTTGATGCAAAAACCGGTTCATCAGGTAGTGGCCATATCCCTAAACAGGAAACAACCCATGCATTTCGAACGAATAATTTTTATGCCTACAAACTCTTTACCCATCAACATACTCCTGAAATTCTGCAAGAGTTAACATTGCTTGGTACTGTCCCTGAGAACTTTCATTTCATTACCCATTCAGCTCCGTTTGTTCGGGGTATCTTTGCAACCATTCACACAAAACTCGTTCGTCCTTTATCGTCGTCAGAACTTCGGCAGCTTTACAAGGATTTTTATGCAGGCCAACCATTTATTCGGATACGCGATGCCTCACCTGAAAGTCGTGTTGTTTCCTTGACTAATTATTGTGACATCAATGTGGAGAGCAAACAAGAAGGCAAGCATACATTTGTCGTTGTCTGTAGTGCTCTTGACAACCTCGTGAAGGGGGCTGCAGGTCAGGCGATTCAAAATATGAATTTGATGTTTGGCTTTGATCAGCGAGCAGGACTTGATTTTTTGGGGAGCAGTCCCTAA
- a CDS encoding DNA alkylation repair protein has protein sequence MLIKLKQTLQRHADSERAKILQRFFKTGKGEYGEGDIFLGITVPVQRQIAKTFHNLTIKDIHELLKSKIHEHRLLALLILVGQYEKGSSTEKKEIVVFYLKHGQWINNWDLVDLSAPKILGDYLLDNPRDVLYKLVRSPSVWERRIAIIATYTFIRHQQFDDTIHIAELLMKDSHDLIHKAVGWMLREVGKQSLDVEEQFVNEHCQHMPRTMLRYAIERFPEQKRKIYLQKR, from the coding sequence ATGCTAATCAAACTCAAGCAAACATTACAAAGGCATGCAGATTCTGAAAGAGCAAAAATTCTCCAACGATTTTTTAAAACAGGAAAGGGTGAGTATGGCGAAGGAGACATCTTCTTGGGGATTACTGTTCCCGTACAACGACAAATTGCAAAAACATTTCATAATCTTACGATAAAAGACATCCATGAACTGCTCAAAAGCAAAATTCATGAACATCGGTTGCTCGCCCTGCTTATTCTCGTAGGACAATACGAAAAAGGAAGTAGTACAGAAAAAAAGGAGATCGTTGTATTTTATCTCAAGCACGGTCAATGGATTAATAATTGGGATCTTGTTGATCTCTCGGCACCAAAAATTCTTGGTGATTACTTATTGGACAACCCAAGAGATGTACTCTACAAACTTGTAAGATCACCATCAGTATGGGAAAGAAGAATTGCAATCATTGCAACCTATACGTTTATTCGTCATCAACAATTTGACGATACTATCCATATTGCAGAGCTCCTGATGAAGGATTCACATGATCTTATTCACAAAGCAGTTGGATGGATGCTTCGAGAAGTAGGAAAGCAAAGTCTTGATGTAGAAGAACAATTTGTAAACGAACATTGCCAGCATATGCCAAGGACCATGTTGCGGTATGCTATTGAACGATTTCCCGAGCAAAAACGAAAAATATACCTCCAGAAGAGATAA